A stretch of Cucumis sativus cultivar 9930 chromosome 2, Cucumber_9930_V3, whole genome shotgun sequence DNA encodes these proteins:
- the LOC105434698 gene encoding benzyl alcohol O-benzoyltransferase — MQTIDFSFQVRKFQPELIAPANPTPYEFKQLSDIDDQQSLRFHAPFVNIYHHNPSLEGRDPVKVIKEAIGKALVFYYPLAGRLREGPGRKLFVECTGEGILFIEADADVSLEQFRDTLPYSLSSMEINIIHNALNSDGVLNSPLLLIQVTRLKCGGFIFGLHFNHTMADGFGIAQFIKATAEIARGAFAPSILPVWQRALLTARDPPRITFRHYEYDQVVDTKSTLIPVNNMIDQLFFFSHLQISTLRKTLPAHLHDCSSFEVFAAYVWRLRTIALQFKPEEEVRFLCVVNIRSKIDIPLGYYGNAIVVPAVITTVAKLCGNPLGYAIDLIRKAMAKATTEYIKSMVDLMVIKGRPCLTTVGSFIMSDLTRIGFENMDFGWEKAIFGGPITGGSGIIRGVTSFCISFMNRNGEKGIVVSLCLPPPAMGRFREIFYTSLDEVDSHMQTLLSAL, encoded by the exons ATGCAAACCATcgacttttcttttcaagtacGAAAATTCCAACCAGAATTGATTGCACCAGCAAATCCTACACCCTATGAATTTAAACAACTTTCTGATATTGATGATCAACAAAGCTTAAGATTTCACGCACCATTTGTAAATATCTATCATCATAATCCAAGTTTGGAGGGACGAGATCCAGTGAAG GTAATAAAGGAGGCAATTGGGAAGGCATTGGTGTTTTACTATCCTTTAGCAGGAAGATTGAGAGAAGGGCCAGGTAGAAAGCTTTTTGTAGAATGTACAGGTGAAGGAATCTTGTTCATTGAAGCGGATGCAGATGTTAGCTTAGAACAATTTAGGGATACTCTTCCATATTCACTTTCAAGTATGGAGATCAACATTATACATAACGCTTTAAATTCTGATGGAGTCCTTAATTCTCCATTATTGCTCATTCAG GTGACAAGACTCAAGTGTGGAGGTTTCATCTTTGGTCTTCATTTTAATCATACTATGGCAGATGGTTTTGGCATTGCCCAATTCATAAAGGCTACAGCAGAGATAGCTCGTGGAGCTTTTGCTCCGTCTATTTTACCAGTATGGCAAAGAGCTCTGTTAACCGCAAGAGACCCTCCCAGAATCACTTTTCGCCACTATGAATACGACCAAGTAGTCGACACGAAGAGCACCCTCATTCCAGTCAACAACATGATCGATCAATTATTCTTCTTTAGCCATCTTCAAATCTCCACCCTTCGCAAAACTTTGCCTGCCCATCTTCACGATTGCTCCTCCTTCGAGGTCTTCGCTGCCTATGTTTGGCGCCTCCGTACCATAGCCCTTCAATTTAAACCAGAGGAGGAAGTGCGGTTTCTTTGCGTTGTGAATATACGCTCGAAGATCGACATACCATTAGGGTATTATGGTAATGCGATAGTTGTTCCTGCAGTAATCACCACCGTTGCGAAGCTTTGTGGGAACCCACTTGGTTATGCTATAGACTTGATTAGGAAGGCTATGGCTAAGGCGACGACGGAGTATATAAAGTCTATGGTGGATCTTATGGTGATTAAAGGACGACCCTGTTTAACTACAGTTGGATCATTTATCATGTCAGACCTAACGAGAATTGGGTTCGAAAATATGGATTTTGGATGGGAGAAGGCCATTTTTGGAGGACCTATAACCGGAGGGTCCGGAATTATTCGAGGTGTGACTAGCTTTTGTATATCTTTCATGAATAGAAATGGAGAAAAGGGAATTGTGGTAAGTTTATGCTTGCCTCCTCCAGCCATGGGAAGATTTAGGGAAATTTTTTATACCTCATTGGATGAAGTTGATAGCCACATGCAAACTCTTCTATCTGCTTTGTAA